A DNA window from Methylocystis heyeri contains the following coding sequences:
- a CDS encoding cytochrome C, whose product MAAPLSLSPPGASAQWAPLAAPPPGVNAPAVAIPSINSTSQGRAAGPYSPIRPQIFSQDSSHRLLVSNDLGMHCADFDARISSILPPYNVVHAQVLLKGTKPTLLDNSAVDVVYSAASNPNDPAMANAPTLAADGSVFKANFWGNLGGYGPFYPPGVLATFFPSALGRVDIGLPVPDDEMLYLGTGKLSLSQQTMPSVTQLTIDPVTHVPISLVTKPYTANAPQSFKTFETNWPLFTSFAFGYVAHNVAWFAAEGIPLTTFDDIGRENPFPLMRVQARSKTTGATLASLDTVVPVSGETNCKTCHLPAPFGNGYATQRISQPRLPSDDPSWGHVPVWVSEEWAADVNTLRLHDLMHATTLFTGYDAGGKAPTPVVCQTCHYTPALDLAQAGPQDAGGLTQASHESMSRVMHLNHGLLKINGVDLFPTMPAPNDPLRANAGGSAPINAFTQGRLEATCYQCHPGKRTQCLRGAMYNEAGAVCQDCHGQMTQVGDDFSKNKPGGAFIVAADYYKNPSTPRVPWLNEPTCGSCHTGDAVSNLTSAPGAIKSSDNIRLLQAFLSSDPKATPILPTNMRFAEPRVSTGPATGNPQLFRLSVDQHGGVFCEGCHGATHAEWPVRNVNANDNMAAVELQGHAGVVMECATCHSGSLGVALKGPHGMHPVGNNGYSAQWVSAHGDYAESHGTAECKACHGLKGEGTALAKVAVARTGLECERGTLCTGEQKVTIPAGTQIGCGLCHSNPIR is encoded by the coding sequence TTGGCGGCTCCGCTTTCCCTATCGCCGCCGGGAGCGAGCGCCCAATGGGCTCCGCTCGCCGCGCCGCCGCCCGGCGTAAACGCTCCGGCGGTCGCGATTCCTTCGATCAACTCCACCAGTCAGGGCCGTGCAGCCGGACCCTATTCTCCGATCCGCCCACAGATTTTCTCCCAGGATTCCAGCCATCGTCTGCTGGTTTCGAATGACCTCGGAATGCACTGCGCGGATTTCGACGCCCGCATTTCTTCGATCCTGCCGCCATATAATGTCGTTCACGCCCAGGTTCTGTTGAAGGGAACAAAGCCGACCCTGCTCGACAACAGCGCCGTGGACGTCGTTTACTCGGCGGCCTCCAATCCAAACGACCCGGCGATGGCCAACGCGCCCACGCTGGCGGCCGATGGCAGCGTGTTCAAAGCCAATTTCTGGGGAAACCTCGGGGGCTATGGCCCATTCTACCCGCCGGGCGTTCTAGCCACTTTCTTCCCCTCCGCGCTCGGTCGCGTGGATATAGGCTTGCCCGTGCCGGACGACGAAATGCTGTATCTCGGCACGGGAAAGCTCTCGCTCAGCCAGCAGACCATGCCGAGCGTCACGCAACTGACGATCGATCCCGTCACCCATGTTCCGATTTCACTGGTCACGAAGCCCTATACGGCGAATGCCCCGCAGTCGTTCAAGACCTTTGAAACCAACTGGCCGTTGTTCACGAGCTTCGCTTTCGGCTATGTGGCGCATAATGTCGCCTGGTTTGCGGCGGAAGGCATACCGCTCACCACATTCGACGACATAGGACGCGAAAATCCCTTCCCACTGATGCGGGTTCAGGCCAGGAGCAAAACGACCGGCGCGACGCTCGCCAGCCTGGATACGGTCGTGCCGGTCTCCGGCGAAACGAACTGCAAGACCTGTCATCTTCCCGCGCCGTTCGGCAACGGCTATGCGACACAGCGCATATCCCAGCCGAGGCTTCCGTCGGACGATCCCTCCTGGGGCCATGTGCCGGTCTGGGTGAGCGAAGAATGGGCCGCAGACGTCAACACGCTGCGCCTGCACGATCTCATGCACGCGACAACTCTCTTCACCGGCTATGACGCGGGCGGCAAAGCGCCCACGCCGGTCGTCTGCCAGACCTGCCATTATACGCCCGCCCTCGACCTCGCTCAGGCGGGGCCCCAGGACGCCGGGGGACTTACGCAGGCCTCGCACGAGTCGATGTCGCGCGTGATGCATCTCAATCACGGGCTTCTCAAGATCAACGGCGTCGATCTTTTTCCAACCATGCCAGCGCCTAACGACCCTCTGCGCGCCAACGCCGGCGGTTCGGCTCCCATCAACGCCTTTACGCAGGGGCGGCTGGAGGCGACCTGCTATCAATGCCATCCCGGCAAGCGAACGCAGTGCCTGCGCGGCGCGATGTATAATGAGGCGGGCGCCGTCTGCCAGGACTGCCATGGGCAGATGACCCAGGTCGGCGACGACTTCTCGAAGAACAAGCCGGGCGGCGCCTTCATCGTCGCCGCGGATTACTACAAAAATCCGAGCACGCCCCGCGTGCCGTGGCTGAACGAGCCCACCTGCGGCTCGTGTCATACCGGCGACGCCGTTTCAAACCTGACCAGCGCTCCCGGCGCGATCAAATCGTCTGACAATATCCGCCTGCTTCAAGCGTTCCTGTCTTCGGATCCCAAGGCGACGCCAATCCTGCCGACAAACATGCGCTTTGCGGAGCCACGAGTGTCCACCGGGCCCGCCACGGGCAACCCCCAGCTCTTCCGCTTGAGCGTCGATCAACACGGCGGCGTCTTCTGCGAAGGCTGCCATGGCGCCACCCATGCGGAATGGCCCGTCCGTAACGTCAATGCGAACGACAATATGGCGGCGGTCGAGTTGCAGGGCCATGCCGGCGTGGTGATGGAGTGCGCGACCTGTCATTCCGGGTCCCTGGGCGTCGCTCTCAAAGGGCCTCACGGCATGCACCCCGTCGGCAACAACGGCTATTCGGCGCAATGGGTCTCGGCGCACGGCGACTACGCCGAGTCGCACGGAACCGCGGAATGCAAGGCGTGCCACGGCTTGAAAGGCGAGGGGACAGCGCTCGCGAAGGTCGCCGTCGCCCGCACGGGCCTGGAATGCGAGCGAGGAACGCTCTGTACGGGCGAACAAAAAGTGACGATCCCGGCAGGAACGCAGATCGGTTGCGGACTCTGCCATTCGAATCCGATCCGCTAG
- a CDS encoding glutamate synthase subunit beta — MGKVTGFLEIDRQDRKYKPAADRIRHYDEFVIPLSEEATRNQAARCMNCGIPFCHNGCPVNNQIPDWNDLVYDGDWKRALANLHSTNNFPEFTGRVCPAPCEAACTLNLTDQPVTIKSIECAIVDRGFHEGWVVPEPPRHRTEKLVAVVGSGPAGLAAAQQLARAGHRVHVFEKNAKAGGLLRYGIPDFKMEKRHIDRRVAQMEAEGVAFHYDVNVGIDKSVEELVSAYDAVVLAGGAEAPRDLPIAGRDLNGIHFAMDFLAQQNRRVSGEPVVSNAPIFATGKDVVVIGGGDTGSDCIGTSRRHGALSVTQLEIMPRPPEKENKLRTWPDWPLKMRTSSSHEEGAEREFAVRTVAFGGSEGSVKELRCIRVDDKMQDIPGSEFTLKADLVLLAMGFVSPAREGLLDKLAVKLDQRGNVEADTRSYKSSRDKVFACGDMRRGQSLVVWAIREGRQCAHAVDEFLMGETTLPR; from the coding sequence ATGGGCAAGGTTACTGGTTTTCTCGAGATCGACCGGCAAGACCGGAAATACAAGCCGGCTGCGGATCGCATTCGCCATTACGACGAGTTCGTGATCCCCCTTTCGGAGGAGGCGACGCGCAATCAGGCGGCGCGCTGCATGAATTGCGGCATCCCCTTTTGCCACAACGGCTGCCCGGTCAATAACCAGATTCCGGACTGGAACGACCTCGTTTACGACGGCGACTGGAAGCGGGCGCTCGCCAATCTTCATTCGACCAACAATTTCCCGGAATTCACCGGGCGCGTCTGCCCCGCGCCCTGCGAGGCGGCCTGCACGCTCAATCTCACCGACCAGCCGGTGACGATCAAATCGATCGAATGCGCCATCGTCGACCGCGGCTTCCATGAGGGATGGGTCGTTCCCGAGCCGCCGCGCCATCGCACGGAGAAGCTCGTCGCCGTGGTGGGCTCGGGGCCGGCCGGCCTCGCCGCCGCCCAGCAGCTCGCGCGCGCGGGCCATCGGGTGCATGTCTTCGAGAAAAACGCCAAGGCCGGCGGGTTGCTGCGTTACGGCATTCCCGATTTCAAAATGGAAAAGCGCCACATCGACCGCCGCGTCGCGCAGATGGAGGCGGAGGGGGTGGCTTTCCACTACGACGTCAATGTCGGGATCGACAAAAGCGTCGAGGAACTGGTTTCGGCCTATGACGCCGTCGTTCTCGCGGGCGGCGCCGAAGCCCCGCGCGATCTGCCGATCGCCGGCCGGGATCTCAACGGCATCCATTTCGCGATGGATTTCCTGGCCCAGCAGAACCGCCGCGTTTCCGGCGAGCCGGTCGTCAGCAACGCCCCGATTTTCGCGACCGGCAAGGATGTCGTCGTGATCGGCGGCGGCGACACCGGCTCGGATTGCATCGGCACTTCCCGCCGCCACGGCGCTCTCTCGGTCACACAGCTCGAGATCATGCCGCGGCCGCCGGAAAAGGAAAACAAGCTGCGCACATGGCCGGACTGGCCGCTCAAGATGCGCACCTCCTCGTCTCACGAGGAGGGAGCCGAACGCGAGTTCGCCGTCAGGACCGTCGCATTCGGCGGTTCGGAAGGGTCGGTTAAAGAGCTGCGCTGCATTCGCGTCGATGATAAGATGCAGGACATCCCGGGGAGCGAGTTTACCCTGAAGGCGGATCTGGTGCTGTTGGCGATGGGTTTCGTGTCGCCGGCGCGCGAGGGCTTGCTCGATAAGCTCGCCGTGAAGCTCGATCAGCGCGGCAATGTCGAGGCGGATACGCGCTCTTACAAATCATCGCGGGACAAGGTGTTCGCCTGCGGCGACATGCGGCGCGGTCAGTCGCTCGTCGTCTGGGCGATACGCGAAGGACGTCAATGCGCCCATGCCGTAGACGAATTCCTGATGGGCGAAACAACTCTGCCAAGGTGA
- a CDS encoding glutathione S-transferase family protein translates to MLILRYSPASPYARKIRIAADILGLTNRIEIAGVDLSDPSDSIRVQNPLGKIPALALEDGSSLYDSRVIAEYLDWLAGGGKLFPSDPALRFPALRLQALGDGINDAALLVRYEQTARPEPMRHAPSLELQQGKIDRGLATLEAEPPAGPVNIGHIAVATALGYLDLRFEGAWRAKYPKLVAWLEAFSRATPAFEATRG, encoded by the coding sequence ATGCTTATCCTCCGTTATTCTCCGGCCTCGCCCTATGCGCGCAAGATTCGGATCGCCGCGGATATTTTGGGACTGACGAACCGCATCGAAATCGCCGGCGTCGACCTTTCCGATCCCTCGGACAGCATACGCGTGCAGAATCCCTTGGGCAAAATACCGGCTTTGGCGCTGGAGGACGGCTCGTCGCTCTACGACAGCCGCGTCATCGCCGAATATCTCGATTGGCTCGCAGGCGGCGGAAAACTGTTCCCGTCCGATCCGGCGCTGCGGTTTCCGGCCTTGCGGCTGCAGGCGCTGGGCGATGGAATCAACGACGCCGCGCTGCTGGTCCGCTACGAGCAGACCGCCCGGCCGGAGCCGATGCGCCACGCCCCCTCGCTGGAGCTGCAACAGGGCAAGATCGATCGCGGGCTCGCAACGCTCGAAGCCGAGCCGCCGGCGGGCCCGGTCAATATCGGGCATATCGCCGTCGCAACCGCCCTCGGCTATCTCGATTTGCGCTTCGAGGGCGCCTGGCGTGCGAAATATCCCAAACTGGTCGCCTGGCTCGAGGCTTTCAGCCGTGCGACGCCGGCTTTCGAGGCGACGAGGGGATAG
- a CDS encoding ribonuclease T2 family protein, whose amino-acid sequence MNKLALGLLALLGAAMAAPALALDDGCLLDKCADQAKPDQNPAAAPETKPAARYGGPAPSGSFDFYVLALSWSPGFCESHDGAGAQCEPGSKRGFVVHGLWPQYEHGYPANCGGSPTVSRVALDRVKGLYPDEGLARHEWRKHGVCTGLSPADYFDQVARARALVTIPASFETAASEETIATLNIERAFTEANPRLRPGMLSVACDRGMLQEVRICLTRDLREFRACPEVARRSCHSREIRVPAPY is encoded by the coding sequence ATGAACAAACTAGCTCTTGGCCTGCTGGCGCTTCTCGGCGCAGCCATGGCCGCGCCTGCCCTGGCGCTCGACGACGGCTGCCTGCTGGATAAATGCGCCGATCAGGCGAAGCCGGACCAAAACCCCGCCGCCGCCCCCGAGACGAAACCCGCGGCGCGTTACGGCGGCCCCGCGCCTTCCGGCAGCTTCGACTTCTATGTGCTGGCGCTGTCCTGGTCGCCGGGCTTTTGCGAATCGCACGACGGGGCGGGCGCTCAATGCGAGCCCGGCTCGAAGCGCGGCTTCGTGGTCCACGGCCTGTGGCCGCAGTATGAACATGGCTATCCAGCCAATTGCGGCGGATCGCCGACGGTCTCGCGCGTTGCGCTCGATCGCGTCAAGGGACTTTACCCGGACGAGGGGCTGGCGCGCCACGAATGGCGCAAGCATGGCGTCTGCACGGGGCTGAGCCCGGCCGATTACTTCGACCAGGTGGCCCGGGCCAGAGCGCTGGTCACGATCCCGGCCTCGTTCGAAACTGCGGCCTCCGAGGAAACCATCGCAACGCTGAATATCGAACGCGCCTTCACCGAAGCCAACCCGCGGCTGCGCCCGGGCATGCTGAGCGTCGCCTGCGACCGCGGCATGTTGCAGGAGGTGCGCATTTGCCTCACCAGGGACCTGCGGGAATTCCGCGCCTGTCCGGAGGTCGCGCGGCGCAGTTGCCACTCTCGCGAGATTCGCGTGCCGGCCCCTTACTGA
- a CDS encoding SGNH/GDSL hydrolase family protein, giving the protein MIDTTPRSRYALFYVATLALAFLLTAGSGDARAQDIFSDFFGGLFGGGGSRHAAPHPAPSYRPQRQYYPERRAAPPGEGRPHAWRPQKPTRKNAAQDGERLAEKTPSEASFFVVALGDVLSLNLADGLEESFEDTPEIGVLHKGKESSGLVRKDYFDWTKAAHDLASGPQKIDVAVMMVGSNDRQPIVDGSQSQEPLSPRWRELYAARVDSVIQAFKEKNIPLIWVGLPVMKGEKYSADMAQINEIQRARAAAAGIGFVDLWDKFADDRGQYSAFGPDIIGQTVKLRSDDGVHFTGAGARKLALFVEGDIKRLFDARQNPKPAGEAKPPESPAPGEPSANAAPTATQQPVIFRSPLGEPRPAAPSLPQDRPAIGPAQPLTGAPALASDELARRDKQRGQARPDSPEHAVAEHVFMEGGSQTHRPGRADDFTWPESKASKPAARSD; this is encoded by the coding sequence ATGATCGACACAACCCCGCGAAGCCGTTACGCCCTTTTTTATGTGGCGACGCTCGCGCTTGCGTTTCTCTTGACCGCAGGCTCGGGGGACGCTCGGGCGCAGGATATTTTCTCGGATTTTTTTGGGGGGCTTTTCGGCGGCGGCGGCTCCCGCCATGCGGCTCCCCACCCCGCTCCGTCCTATCGCCCCCAACGCCAATATTATCCCGAACGGCGCGCGGCCCCGCCGGGCGAAGGGCGTCCTCATGCCTGGCGTCCCCAAAAGCCGACGCGCAAAAACGCTGCGCAGGACGGAGAGCGTCTTGCCGAAAAAACGCCGAGCGAGGCCAGTTTTTTCGTCGTCGCGCTCGGCGACGTCTTGAGCCTGAATCTCGCGGACGGTCTGGAGGAATCCTTCGAGGACACGCCTGAGATCGGCGTTCTGCACAAGGGCAAGGAAAGCTCCGGCCTGGTGCGGAAGGACTATTTCGACTGGACCAAGGCCGCTCACGACCTCGCTTCGGGACCCCAGAAGATCGACGTCGCGGTGATGATGGTCGGCAGCAACGACCGCCAGCCCATCGTCGACGGCTCCCAGTCCCAGGAGCCCCTCTCGCCCCGCTGGCGCGAGCTCTACGCCGCGCGCGTCGACAGCGTCATTCAGGCTTTCAAGGAAAAGAACATACCGTTGATCTGGGTGGGCCTGCCGGTGATGAAGGGCGAGAAATATTCCGCCGACATGGCCCAGATCAACGAGATCCAAAGGGCCAGGGCGGCGGCTGCAGGCATAGGCTTCGTCGATCTGTGGGACAAATTCGCCGACGACCGCGGCCAGTACAGCGCCTTCGGCCCCGACATAATCGGGCAAACGGTCAAGCTGCGCAGCGACGACGGCGTGCATTTCACCGGCGCGGGAGCGCGGAAGCTGGCTTTGTTCGTCGAAGGCGACATCAAGCGGCTGTTCGACGCCCGACAGAATCCCAAGCCCGCGGGGGAGGCCAAGCCTCCCGAGTCGCCTGCGCCCGGGGAGCCTTCCGCGAACGCGGCCCCGACAGCGACACAGCAGCCGGTGATTTTCCGGTCCCCATTGGGCGAACCACGGCCGGCGGCGCCCAGCCTGCCGCAGGATCGGCCCGCTATCGGCCCGGCACAGCCCCTGACCGGCGCCCCGGCTCTGGCGTCCGACGAACTCGCGCGCCGGGATAAGCAGCGAGGCCAGGCGAGGCCCGACTCGCCGGAGCACGCCGTCGCGGAGCATGTCTTCATGGAGGGCGGATCGCAGACCCATCGCCCCGGCCGGGCCGACGATTTTACGTGGCCCGAGAGCAAGGCCAGCAAACCGGCGGCGAGATCCGATTGA
- a CDS encoding 23S rRNA (adenine(2030)-N(6))-methyltransferase RlmJ: MNYRHAFHAGNFADVFKHALLVRLLLYLGRKDAPFRIVDTHAGEGAYDLSGDEAERTGEWRGGIGRLAELSGATEPAAALLKPYLECVGPFVGGRPLLYPGSPLISQRLMRAKDRAIFCELRPDAFDALARRFARDKRVKAINLDGYTGVGAFVPPVERRGLVLIDPPFERVDEFQALLDSFLTAYRKWPTGTYALWYPVKDPAQVRAFIEGIRRSEARRALRLELSIGGSGDRLNRTGLIVVNPPYVFEDESREIGAYLAQRLAQGQGAELLIETLTGE, from the coding sequence ATGAACTATCGGCATGCTTTTCACGCCGGCAATTTCGCCGACGTGTTCAAACACGCGCTTCTCGTCCGGCTGCTGCTTTACCTCGGCCGCAAGGATGCGCCGTTCAGAATCGTGGACACTCACGCCGGCGAAGGCGCCTACGATCTCTCCGGCGACGAAGCCGAGCGCACCGGCGAATGGCGCGGCGGAATCGGCCGGCTCGCGGAGCTTTCCGGCGCAACGGAGCCGGCGGCGGCGCTGCTGAAGCCCTATCTCGAATGCGTCGGCCCCTTCGTCGGGGGACGTCCGCTGCTCTATCCCGGCTCGCCGCTGATTTCGCAAAGGCTGATGCGCGCGAAAGACAGGGCGATATTCTGCGAGCTGCGCCCCGACGCCTTCGACGCGCTGGCGCGGCGCTTTGCTCGCGACAAGCGCGTCAAGGCGATAAACCTCGACGGCTACACCGGCGTGGGCGCCTTCGTGCCGCCGGTGGAGCGGCGCGGCCTGGTTCTGATCGATCCGCCTTTCGAGCGCGTCGACGAGTTCCAGGCGCTGCTCGATTCTTTCCTGACCGCCTATCGCAAATGGCCGACCGGAACCTACGCTCTCTGGTATCCGGTAAAGGACCCGGCTCAGGTTCGCGCCTTTATCGAGGGGATCAGGCGGAGCGAGGCGCGCCGCGCGCTTCGCCTCGAACTTTCGATCGGGGGGAGCGGCGATCGCCTCAACCGCACCGGCCTCATCGTCGTCAACCCGCCTTATGTCTTCGAAGACGAATCCCGTGAGATCGGCGCGTACCTGGCGCAACGCCTGGCGCAAGGGCAGGGGGCCGAACTCCTGATCGAGACCCTGACGGGAGAGTGA